A DNA window from Microcystis aeruginosa NIES-843 contains the following coding sequences:
- a CDS encoding DUF4351 domain-containing protein — MNNVIDHDRLFKELIATFFVEFIQLFFSEIINYLEPNQITFLDKEVFTDVTEGEKYESDLVAQVQFRGQSSFFLIHLEAQSSSQPEFNRRMFTYFARLHQKFALPVYPIVIFSYERPQKEAIRQYKIEFPDLKVLEFNYQVVQLNRLHWRDFLNQANPVAAALMAKMKIAPRDRAKVKAQCLRLLVTLRLDAARMQLISGFVDTYLNLNSSEEIEFQQEISTFIQPEQEGVMQITTSWMRRGLEQGLEQGLEQGLEQGLARERNLIVRLIKRKLGDIDVDIESRIMTLNIDDLERVGEALLDFSTWEDLTNWLNALDA, encoded by the coding sequence ATGAATAATGTTATTGACCATGATCGTTTATTTAAGGAATTAATTGCGACTTTTTTTGTTGAATTTATTCAGTTGTTTTTTTCTGAGATTATTAATTATTTAGAGCCTAATCAGATCACATTTTTAGACAAAGAAGTCTTTACCGATGTCACGGAAGGAGAAAAGTATGAAAGTGATTTAGTCGCCCAAGTGCAATTTCGAGGACAATCATCATTTTTCTTAATTCATCTAGAAGCACAGTCTAGCTCTCAACCGGAATTTAATCGGCGAATGTTTACTTATTTCGCTCGTCTGCATCAAAAATTTGCCTTACCAGTTTATCCGATTGTCATATTCTCCTATGAGCGTCCGCAAAAAGAAGCAATTCGTCAATACAAAATTGAGTTTCCTGACTTAAAAGTATTAGAATTTAACTATCAAGTTGTCCAGTTAAATCGCTTGCATTGGCGAGATTTTCTCAATCAAGCTAATCCCGTCGCCGCCGCTTTGATGGCCAAGATGAAAATTGCCCCTCGGGATAGAGCAAAAGTTAAGGCACAATGTCTAAGATTATTGGTAACATTAAGATTAGATGCTGCTAGAATGCAATTGATTTCAGGCTTTGTCGATACCTATCTCAATCTCAACTCGTCCGAGGAGATAGAATTTCAACAGGAGATTAGCACATTTATTCAACCCGAACAGGAGGGAGTTATGCAGATTACCACCAGTTGGATGCGCCGCGGTTTAGAACAGGGTTTAGAACAGGGTTTAGAACAGGGTTTAGAACAGGGTTTAGCAAGAGAAAGAAATCTAATTGTTCGTCTGATTAAACGTAAGTTAGGAGATATTGATGTGGATATAGAGAGTCGGATTATGACCTTGAATATTGATGATCTGGAACGAGTGGGGGAAGCTTTATTAGATTTTTCGACATGGGAGGATTTAACTAATTGGTTAAATGCTTTAGATGCTTAG